The proteins below are encoded in one region of Panulirus ornatus isolate Po-2019 chromosome 31, ASM3632096v1, whole genome shotgun sequence:
- the LOC139758707 gene encoding histone H3.3A — MARTKQTARKSTGGKAPRKQLATKAARKSAPSTGGVKKPHRYRPGTVALREIRRYQKSTELLIRKLPFQRLVREIAQDFKTDLRFQSAAIGALQEASEAYLVGLFEDTNLCAIHAKRVTIMPKDIQLARRIRGERA; from the exons ATGGCCCGTACTAAGCAAACAGCTCGTAAATCCACCGGAGGTAAGGCTCCACGTAAGCAGCTGGCTACAAAGGCTGCTCGTAAATCAGCACCGTCAACAGGTGGTGTGAAGAAACCCCATCGCTACCGCCCAGGTACTGTTGCCCTCCGAGAAATTCGTCGTTACCAGAAGTCAACAGAATTGCTGATCCGCAAGTTACCTTTCCAGCGTCTTGTTCGTGAGATTGCGCAGGACTTCAAGACAGATCTGCGTTTCCAGAGTGCTGCTATTGGTGCCCTGCAG GAAGCTTCGGAGGCCTATCTTGTTGGCTTGTTTGAAGACACCAACTTGTGTGCTATCCATGCCAAGCGTgtcaccatcatgcccaaggacATCCAGCTTGCCCGACGAATCCGTGGCGAGCGTGCTTAA
- the LOC139758709 gene encoding uncharacterized protein isoform X2: MDTTQSSYCTLNLARPQVSSKSACNSLPILRTNGFVGTKLLKRFIAGWDDKRGNPVFTKQEAIVFCLSLGTFLLYFMYLREPNDFDEYMSQPIWKRVPGIDPERAEQMMEVDKYLGLQVDYEELEKYKREYYAQKFADYEQEKQEEKRNRKLRQGAYSHHNMLQKYAQKPDVKE, from the exons GGATACAACACAATCATCTTACTGCACCCTCAACTTGGCTCGGCCTCAGGTTTCCAGCAAATCAGCATGTAACTCACTACCAATATtgagaacaaatggatttgtgggAACCAAGTTACTCAAACGATTTATTGCTGGATGGGATGATAAACGTGGGAACCCAGTATTCACAAAGCAAGAAGCAATAGTTTTCTGCCTGTCTCTTGGTACATTCCTTTTGTACTTTATGTATTTGAGAGAACCAAATGACTTTGATGAATATATGAGTCAGCCAATCTGGAAGCGTGTTCCAGGGATTGACCCTGAGCGAGCTGAGCAGATGATGGAAGTTGACAAATACCTAGGCCTCCAG GTAGATTATGAGGAGCTGGAAAAGTACAAGAGAGAATATTATGCACAAAAATTTGCAGACTATGAACAAGAGAAgcaagaggagaagaggaaccgaAAGTTGCGTCAGGGTGCTTATTCTCATCATAATATGCTGCAAAAATATGCTCAAAAGCCAGATGTCAAGGAGTAA
- the LOC139758709 gene encoding uncharacterized protein isoform X1, producing the protein MIMLARIRRALPHRHVFPTRDTTQSSYCTLNLARPQVSSKSACNSLPILRTNGFVGTKLLKRFIAGWDDKRGNPVFTKQEAIVFCLSLGTFLLYFMYLREPNDFDEYMSQPIWKRVPGIDPERAEQMMEVDKYLGLQVDYEELEKYKREYYAQKFADYEQEKQEEKRNRKLRQGAYSHHNMLQKYAQKPDVKE; encoded by the exons GGATACAACACAATCATCTTACTGCACCCTCAACTTGGCTCGGCCTCAGGTTTCCAGCAAATCAGCATGTAACTCACTACCAATATtgagaacaaatggatttgtgggAACCAAGTTACTCAAACGATTTATTGCTGGATGGGATGATAAACGTGGGAACCCAGTATTCACAAAGCAAGAAGCAATAGTTTTCTGCCTGTCTCTTGGTACATTCCTTTTGTACTTTATGTATTTGAGAGAACCAAATGACTTTGATGAATATATGAGTCAGCCAATCTGGAAGCGTGTTCCAGGGATTGACCCTGAGCGAGCTGAGCAGATGATGGAAGTTGACAAATACCTAGGCCTCCAG GTAGATTATGAGGAGCTGGAAAAGTACAAGAGAGAATATTATGCACAAAAATTTGCAGACTATGAACAAGAGAAgcaagaggagaagaggaaccgaAAGTTGCGTCAGGGTGCTTATTCTCATCATAATATGCTGCAAAAATATGCTCAAAAGCCAGATGTCAAGGAGTAA